A region from the Citrobacter telavivensis genome encodes:
- a CDS encoding efflux RND transporter periplasmic adaptor subunit: MSLQKTWVSFHLHALGAMLLGVLLVGCDDGVAQNVAPQAPAVSAADVVMKSINQWDSFNGRIDAVESVQLRPRVSGYIDKVNYTDGQEVKKGEVLFTIDDRTYRAALEQAQATLARAKTQASLARSEANRTDKLVNTNVVSREEWEQRRSVATQAQADIRAAQAAVDAAQLNLDFTKVTAPIEGRASRALITSGNLVTAGDSASVLTTLVSQKTVYVYFDVDESTYLHYQNLARSGQGASSNHLALPVEIGLVGEDGYPHQGKVDFLDNQLTPSTGTIRMRALLDNAQRQFTPGLFARVRLPGSAEFNAMLIDDKAVLTDQDRKYVYIVDKEGKAQRRDITPGRLAAGLRIVQQGLNPGDRVIVDGLQKVFMPGMPVNAKTVAMTASATLN, encoded by the coding sequence ATGAGCCTGCAAAAAACCTGGGTTAGCTTTCATCTGCATGCGCTGGGAGCGATGCTGCTCGGCGTACTGCTCGTCGGTTGCGATGACGGTGTCGCCCAAAACGTCGCGCCACAAGCTCCCGCCGTCAGCGCCGCTGACGTGGTAATGAAATCCATTAATCAGTGGGATAGTTTTAATGGCAGGATTGACGCGGTGGAAAGTGTTCAGCTACGCCCGCGCGTCTCTGGCTACATTGATAAAGTGAATTACACCGACGGTCAGGAGGTGAAAAAAGGGGAGGTGCTGTTCACTATCGATGACAGGACCTATCGCGCCGCGCTGGAACAGGCGCAGGCGACGTTGGCGAGAGCCAAAACCCAGGCAAGCCTCGCGCGAAGTGAGGCGAACCGTACCGATAAATTAGTCAATACTAATGTCGTCTCCCGCGAAGAATGGGAGCAGCGCCGTTCGGTCGCCACCCAGGCACAGGCCGACATCCGCGCAGCGCAGGCGGCCGTTGATGCTGCGCAACTTAACCTGGATTTCACCAAAGTGACCGCGCCTATTGAGGGTCGCGCCAGCCGTGCGTTAATCACCAGCGGTAATCTGGTCACCGCGGGGGACAGCGCCAGCGTGCTCACCACGCTGGTATCGCAGAAGACGGTTTACGTCTACTTTGACGTGGATGAGTCGACCTACCTTCATTATCAAAACCTCGCCCGCAGCGGGCAGGGCGCGTCCAGTAATCATCTGGCGCTACCGGTTGAAATTGGCCTTGTTGGCGAGGATGGCTATCCCCATCAGGGAAAAGTCGATTTTCTTGATAATCAGTTAACGCCGAGTACCGGCACAATCCGTATGCGCGCGCTATTAGATAACGCGCAGCGTCAGTTCACGCCGGGACTCTTTGCCCGCGTACGCCTGCCGGGCAGCGCGGAGTTCAACGCCATGCTTATCGACGACAAAGCGGTGCTGACCGATCAGGATCGCAAATATGTTTATATCGTTGATAAAGAAGGTAAAGCGCAGCGCCGCGATATTACACCGGGGCGTCTGGCCGCCGGATTACGCATCGTGCAGCAGGGACTGAACCCTGGCGACAGAGTCATCGTCGATGGTTTACAAAAAGTGTTTATGCCGGGTATGCCGGTTAACGCGAAAACCGTCGCCATGACCGCCAGCGCCACCCTCAACTGA
- the oqxB gene encoding multidrug efflux RND transporter permease subunit OqxB — MDFSRFFIDRPIFAAVLSILIFITGLIAIPLLPVSEYPDVVPPSVQVRAEYPGANPKVIAETVATPLEEAINGVENMMYMKSVAGSDGVLVTTVTFRPGTDPDQAQVQVQNRVSQAEARLPEDVRRLGITTQKQSPTLTLVVHLFSPGGKYDSLYMRNYATLKVKDELARLPGVGQIQIFGSGEYAMRIWLDPNKVAARGLTASDVVTAMQEQNVQVSAGQLGAEPLPKESDFLISINAQGRLHTEEEFGNIVLKTTQDGTVVRLRDVARIEMGSGSYALRSQLNNKDAVGIGIFQSPGANAIDLSDAVRAKMNELSTRFPEDMKWAAPYDPTVFVRDSIRAVVQTLLEAVVLVVLVVILFLQTWRASIIPLIAVPVSVVGTFSILYLLGFSLNTLSLFGLVLAIGIVVDDAIVVVENVERNIEEGLAPLEAAHQAMREVSGPIIAIALVLCAVFVPMAFLSGVTGQFYKQFAVTIAISTVISAINSLTLSPALAALLLKPHGAPKDFPTRLIDRLFGWLFRPFNRFFHRSSNGYQGLVGKTLGRRGAVFAVYVLLLCAAGVMFKAVPGGFIPTQDKLYLIGGVKMPEGASLARTDSVIRKMSEIGMNTEGVDYAVAFPGLNALQFTNTPNTGTVFFGLKPFDQRKHSAAEINAEINAKIAQIQQGFGFSILPPPILGLGQGSGYSLYIQDRAGLGYGALQNAVNTMSGAIMQTPGMHFPISTYQANVPQLDVQVDRDKAKAQGVLLTDLFGTLQTYLGSSYVNDFNQFGRTWRVMAQADGPFRDSVEDIANLRTRNNQGEMVPIGSMVNISTTYGPDPVIRYNGYPAADLIGDADPRILSSAQAMTQLDKMSKQILPNGMNIEWTDLSFQQATQGNTALIVFPVAVLLAFLVLAALYESWTLPLAVILIVPMTMLSALFGVWLTGGDNNVFVQVGLVVLMGLACKNAILIVEFARELEIQGKGIMDAALEACRLRLRPIVMTSIAFIAGTIPLILGHGAGAEVRGVTGITVFSGMLGVTLFGLFLTPVFYVTLRKFVARGKPVRDVLPVS, encoded by the coding sequence ATGGACTTTTCCCGCTTTTTCATCGACAGGCCGATCTTTGCCGCGGTGCTGTCGATTCTGATTTTTATCACAGGATTAATCGCCATCCCGCTGTTGCCGGTCAGCGAATATCCTGATGTCGTACCGCCAAGCGTACAGGTGCGTGCGGAGTATCCAGGCGCCAACCCGAAAGTGATTGCGGAGACCGTGGCAACGCCGCTGGAAGAAGCGATCAACGGCGTTGAAAACATGATGTACATGAAATCCGTCGCAGGCTCTGACGGTGTGCTGGTGACCACCGTCACGTTCCGTCCGGGCACAGACCCCGATCAGGCGCAGGTTCAGGTACAAAACAGGGTATCCCAGGCCGAGGCGCGTCTGCCGGAAGATGTGCGCCGTCTGGGTATCACCACCCAGAAACAGTCGCCGACGCTCACGCTGGTGGTGCATCTGTTTTCGCCTGGCGGTAAGTACGATTCACTGTATATGCGCAACTATGCCACGCTAAAAGTGAAGGACGAGCTGGCGCGTCTGCCTGGCGTTGGTCAGATCCAGATTTTTGGCTCAGGCGAATATGCTATGCGCATCTGGTTGGATCCAAACAAGGTGGCGGCACGCGGATTAACCGCTTCGGATGTGGTAACGGCGATGCAGGAGCAAAACGTACAGGTTTCCGCCGGGCAGCTTGGCGCCGAGCCGCTGCCGAAAGAGAGCGATTTCCTGATCTCCATTAACGCCCAGGGGCGTCTGCATACGGAAGAAGAGTTTGGCAACATTGTCCTGAAAACCACGCAGGACGGTACGGTTGTCCGCCTGCGCGACGTGGCGCGTATCGAAATGGGCTCCGGAAGCTATGCGCTGCGTTCACAGCTTAACAATAAAGACGCGGTCGGGATTGGTATCTTCCAGTCTCCGGGGGCAAACGCCATTGATTTGTCTGACGCGGTGCGCGCCAAAATGAACGAGCTGTCCACGCGTTTCCCGGAAGATATGAAATGGGCGGCACCTTACGATCCTACCGTTTTCGTTCGCGATTCCATTCGCGCGGTAGTGCAAACGCTGCTGGAAGCGGTGGTGCTGGTTGTACTGGTGGTCATTTTGTTCCTGCAAACCTGGCGCGCATCAATTATTCCACTGATCGCGGTGCCGGTATCGGTCGTGGGCACGTTCAGCATTCTCTACCTTCTTGGTTTTTCGCTTAATACCCTGAGTTTGTTCGGGCTGGTATTGGCTATTGGTATCGTTGTGGATGACGCCATCGTCGTGGTGGAAAACGTCGAGCGAAATATCGAAGAGGGGCTTGCTCCACTTGAGGCGGCGCATCAGGCGATGCGAGAAGTTTCCGGGCCGATTATCGCCATTGCGCTGGTGCTGTGCGCGGTATTCGTACCGATGGCGTTTCTCTCCGGGGTAACCGGTCAGTTCTACAAACAGTTTGCGGTGACTATCGCAATTTCAACCGTGATCTCTGCTATCAACTCGTTGACGCTCTCTCCGGCGCTGGCTGCCCTGCTATTAAAGCCGCATGGCGCACCGAAAGACTTCCCGACCAGGCTTATTGATCGCCTGTTCGGTTGGCTTTTCCGTCCATTTAACCGCTTTTTCCACCGCAGCTCGAACGGCTATCAAGGGCTGGTTGGCAAAACGCTCGGACGACGGGGAGCGGTATTTGCTGTCTATGTGCTGCTGCTCTGTGCTGCTGGCGTCATGTTTAAAGCCGTACCCGGCGGGTTTATTCCAACGCAGGATAAGCTGTATTTAATTGGCGGCGTGAAAATGCCAGAAGGGGCGTCGCTGGCACGCACCGATTCGGTGATCCGCAAAATGAGCGAAATCGGTATGAATACCGAAGGTGTGGATTATGCGGTTGCCTTCCCGGGGCTTAATGCGCTGCAGTTCACCAACACGCCGAATACCGGGACCGTCTTTTTTGGCCTGAAACCGTTCGATCAGCGCAAACACTCTGCGGCGGAAATTAACGCGGAGATCAACGCTAAAATCGCGCAAATCCAGCAGGGCTTTGGTTTCTCCATTTTGCCACCGCCGATATTAGGGTTGGGGCAGGGCTCCGGGTATTCGCTGTATATCCAGGATCGCGCAGGTCTTGGTTATGGCGCGCTGCAAAACGCGGTGAACACGATGTCTGGTGCAATTATGCAGACGCCGGGGATGCATTTCCCGATCTCAACCTACCAGGCTAACGTTCCGCAACTGGATGTACAGGTCGATCGTGATAAGGCGAAAGCGCAGGGCGTGTTGCTGACCGACCTGTTTGGTACGCTGCAAACCTATCTGGGATCGTCTTATGTGAATGATTTTAACCAGTTTGGGCGTACCTGGCGCGTGATGGCGCAAGCCGACGGACCGTTCCGCGACAGCGTGGAAGATATTGCTAATTTGCGCACCCGTAATAATCAGGGCGAAATGGTGCCGATCGGCAGTATGGTGAATATCAGTACCACCTACGGGCCGGATCCGGTGATTCGCTACAATGGTTATCCGGCGGCGGATCTCATTGGCGATGCCGATCCTCGCATACTCTCTTCCGCACAGGCGATGACGCAGCTTGATAAGATGTCGAAGCAGATACTGCCGAATGGGATGAATATTGAATGGACGGATCTGAGCTTCCAGCAGGCCACTCAGGGCAATACGGCGCTGATTGTCTTCCCGGTTGCGGTTCTGCTGGCTTTCCTGGTGCTGGCGGCACTGTATGAAAGCTGGACGCTACCGCTGGCGGTGATCCTTATCGTCCCGATGACCATGCTGTCCGCTCTGTTTGGCGTCTGGTTGACCGGTGGTGATAACAACGTGTTCGTTCAGGTTGGTCTGGTTGTACTTATGGGGCTCGCCTGTAAAAACGCTATTCTGATCGTTGAGTTCGCCCGCGAGCTGGAAATCCAGGGGAAGGGTATCATGGATGCGGCGTTGGAAGCCTGTCGTCTGCGCTTACGCCCGATTGTGATGACGTCCATCGCCTTTATTGCCGGGACGATTCCACTGATCCTCGGGCACGGCGCAGGTGCAGAAGTGCGTGGTGTCACCGGTATCACGGTGTTTTCCGGTATGCTGGGCGTGACGTTGTTTGGTTTGTTCCTGACGCCGGTGTTTTACGTTACGCTGCGTAAATTCGTTGCGCGCGGTAAACCGGTAAGGGATGTTTTGCCTGTTTCTTAA
- a CDS encoding transcriptional regulator: MLDYRFPTALQMVLSVAMAEQSGERSTSAILAYGLEANPSFIRKLMVPLTRDGIIVSTLGRNGSIHLGRPADKITLRDIYISVIEDKKLWASRPDIPARCVVSANACWYFKSIADEAEQASLEVLARHTVASALEEVKKADTSGCDPVPEIDARSKKAH, from the coding sequence ATGTTAGATTACCGCTTCCCGACAGCTTTGCAGATGGTTCTCAGCGTAGCGATGGCGGAGCAATCGGGTGAACGTTCGACAAGTGCAATTCTGGCCTATGGTCTGGAAGCGAATCCGAGCTTTATTCGCAAATTAATGGTTCCGCTCACGCGTGACGGTATCATCGTCTCAACGCTTGGCCGCAACGGTTCTATTCATCTTGGTCGCCCGGCGGACAAGATCACCCTGCGCGATATCTACATTTCCGTCATAGAAGATAAAAAACTGTGGGCGTCGCGTCCTGACATACCTGCTCGCTGCGTGGTCAGCGCCAACGCGTGTTGGTACTTCAAATCTATCGCCGATGAAGCGGAGCAGGCTTCATTAGAGGTATTAGCTCGCCATACCGTGGCAAGCGCGCTGGAAGAGGTCAAAAAAGCCGATACCAGCGGCTGCGATCCGGTCCCTGAAATTGATGCCCGGTCTAAAAAAGCGCATTAG
- a CDS encoding diguanylate cyclase: MNFSLQYPGEPKGSHGSKRSLILFALGILIIAVIFYVNWWNYPPVYFGSALQNPQTYFDLTLVLFLLMALYLTGKFSAYTKHSVLLRSGLLIWLAGATLEFSEQLVFQPHWLSYLKNFLRLAGIFLVCISGYKKIRDLEKLYALANTISKYDDLTQLPNRRFFINTIHDLSYPSLGLILIDIDHFKKINDQYGHVKGDETLRKFGKLLSTCSSENCIPTRIGGEEFAIMVKNANPKLLSTYASMIMHDTSKIAIDEENTLSISIGLGIKNKDEKTSAFIKRVDEALYKAKNTGRGKTEWSQ; this comes from the coding sequence ATGAATTTTTCTTTACAATATCCAGGCGAACCTAAAGGTAGTCACGGCTCAAAACGTTCATTAATACTCTTTGCGTTGGGAATATTGATAATCGCTGTTATTTTCTATGTTAACTGGTGGAATTATCCACCGGTTTATTTTGGTAGCGCCCTTCAAAACCCACAAACTTATTTTGATCTAACACTTGTTCTGTTTCTGTTGATGGCACTTTATCTTACCGGGAAATTTTCTGCGTACACAAAACACAGTGTACTGTTGAGATCGGGCCTGCTCATCTGGCTGGCAGGCGCCACGCTTGAGTTTTCGGAACAACTCGTCTTTCAGCCTCACTGGCTCAGCTATCTGAAAAATTTTTTACGCTTAGCGGGGATTTTTCTCGTCTGTATTTCGGGGTATAAAAAAATACGCGACCTGGAAAAACTCTATGCCCTGGCTAATACAATTTCAAAATACGATGATTTGACGCAACTACCCAACAGACGTTTTTTTATCAACACCATTCATGACCTGTCCTATCCTTCTCTGGGTCTCATCTTAATTGACATTGATCATTTTAAAAAGATTAATGACCAATACGGACATGTAAAAGGTGACGAAACACTCAGAAAGTTTGGGAAATTACTTTCCACCTGTTCATCAGAAAATTGCATACCCACAAGAATTGGCGGGGAGGAGTTTGCCATTATGGTAAAAAATGCAAATCCCAAATTACTATCAACCTATGCCAGCATGATTATGCATGATACGTCAAAAATCGCCATTGATGAAGAAAACACATTATCAATAAGTATCGGGCTGGGCATTAAAAATAAAGACGAAAAAACCAGTGCGTTTATCAAACGCGTCGATGAAGCGTTGTATAAAGCAAAAAACACCGGGCGAGGTAAAACTGAATGGTCTCAGTAA
- a CDS encoding HAMP domain-containing protein, translating into MRQQMKINNFGVGTRMGAGFSIVLTLVVIMAVTGIVKLNGILKETHAITDRLLVLERLTGAWGAAIDYNGAMGLSVLTSSDEGIKKFAQSKMKVVTERVSAIQKELTELIVSDTGKSLLATVADKRKLYIDIRNEAIRISEQGNGDATNAFIREKLIPAMEVYSGSVKALEDYDKAQIDEAADSIQGNGSAAIQALIVLGVIAILVGSLLAWFITRGITRPLLSAVHVAREVASGNLGIEVKVESRDQLGQLMLSLREMTESLRNTVRKVREGADSIALAAAEINSGNTDLASRTEEQAAGVEETASTLEELTATINNTAANTAQAHRYVSETASVVKQNGAVMSEVSSRMQEIYDSSSKMADIIQVIDGIAFQTNILALNAAVEAARAGESGRGFAVVAGEVRTLAQRSASAAREIKELIDDSVSRIASGRNLVEKADGGMTGIVTNVQNMTQLIEEIAQASREQSDGIAQINSAMGQIDTTTQQNAALVEESAAAASSMLEQSRVLQDMVSVFSLNEEGKQAANMASEKRVSHLRERNNGEKYVLSKKIASETDNWETF; encoded by the coding sequence ATGAGACAGCAGATGAAAATAAATAATTTTGGTGTTGGTACCCGAATGGGGGCTGGCTTCAGTATTGTTCTCACCCTTGTCGTTATTATGGCTGTAACGGGTATCGTTAAATTAAACGGCATATTGAAGGAGACCCATGCTATTACGGACAGGTTGCTGGTTCTGGAGCGACTCACGGGAGCGTGGGGGGCGGCAATTGACTATAACGGCGCGATGGGGCTGTCTGTGCTGACTTCCTCTGATGAGGGAATTAAAAAATTTGCCCAGTCAAAAATGAAAGTGGTGACAGAGCGCGTGAGTGCCATTCAGAAGGAACTGACAGAATTAATTGTCTCTGATACGGGTAAGTCACTCCTGGCGACCGTGGCTGATAAAAGAAAACTGTACATTGATATTCGCAATGAGGCGATTCGCATCAGCGAACAAGGGAATGGTGACGCCACCAATGCATTTATTCGCGAGAAACTCATTCCCGCCATGGAGGTCTATTCCGGCAGCGTAAAAGCACTGGAAGATTACGATAAAGCACAAATTGATGAAGCCGCTGATTCCATTCAGGGGAATGGCTCGGCAGCAATTCAGGCTCTGATTGTTCTTGGTGTCATCGCTATTCTCGTCGGCAGTCTGTTGGCGTGGTTTATCACTCGCGGGATAACTCGCCCATTGTTGTCTGCCGTTCATGTGGCCCGGGAAGTGGCGTCCGGTAATCTGGGCATCGAGGTTAAAGTGGAATCCCGAGACCAGCTTGGACAACTGATGCTCTCCCTGAGGGAAATGACGGAGAGTCTGCGTAATACAGTACGCAAAGTCCGTGAAGGGGCCGACAGCATAGCGTTAGCCGCGGCTGAAATTAATAGTGGTAACACCGATCTGGCATCTCGCACGGAAGAGCAAGCGGCAGGAGTGGAAGAGACCGCCTCGACTCTGGAAGAGCTGACGGCAACGATTAACAATACAGCAGCAAATACGGCGCAGGCGCATCGTTACGTGAGTGAGACAGCATCTGTCGTGAAACAGAATGGCGCAGTGATGAGTGAAGTGTCTTCCCGAATGCAGGAAATTTACGATTCCTCATCAAAAATGGCTGACATCATCCAGGTTATTGATGGTATAGCCTTCCAGACCAATATTCTGGCGCTGAATGCTGCAGTGGAAGCCGCGCGAGCGGGTGAGTCCGGACGTGGTTTTGCTGTGGTGGCTGGAGAAGTCCGTACACTGGCGCAACGCAGTGCGTCAGCGGCTCGTGAAATTAAGGAATTGATCGATGACTCTGTCTCCCGAATTGCCTCTGGCCGCAACCTGGTTGAAAAAGCAGATGGCGGCATGACGGGAATTGTTACCAACGTCCAGAACATGACTCAACTGATTGAGGAAATCGCGCAAGCGAGCCGGGAGCAGAGTGATGGGATTGCTCAAATCAACAGTGCGATGGGACAGATTGATACCACCACACAGCAGAATGCCGCGCTCGTTGAAGAGTCAGCCGCCGCAGCCTCTTCAATGCTGGAGCAATCCCGTGTACTCCAGGATATGGTCAGCGTGTTCAGTCTGAATGAGGAAGGAAAACAAGCCGCAAACATGGCCTCAGAAAAACGTGTTAGTCACCTGAGGGAAAGGAATAATGGCGAAAAATATGTGTTGTCCAAAAAGATAGCTTCGGAAACAGACAACTGGGAAACTTTCTGA
- a CDS encoding putative C-S lyase has protein sequence MSLFDSVIDRDPVSRKIGQMKKMFGTEDIIPLWIADMDFKTPQAIQTELATVLSQPVQGYNMDYPGWKESVIHWYQKQYDCLLNEEWLHFIPGVIKTVVLTLLALTEPGDNILTLTPVYDPYRNFVPGSYRHLLQSPLIENDGTYDINWDDFREKLKKSKLFLFVSPHNPGGVVWGREILLKIKRFCHEEGVIVISDEVHCDLTLTDKKHIPFFNIDDDMENQSVVLHSTGKTFNTPGIQGGFMIIKNRQLRDKLYRFLDRCHLAETNYLQQSAIFSAYTYCDDWYQELRVYLAGNVNFVKQSIERYCPKISVIYGGASYLLFLNAEKLGLDDEELASFFIKDAQLGLSPGIQYGPGGEKHMRINVGCSRSVLVQAMENLKSAYSTLSG, from the coding sequence ATGTCTTTATTTGATAGTGTCATCGACAGAGATCCTGTTAGCCGCAAAATCGGACAAATGAAAAAAATGTTCGGCACGGAAGATATCATCCCGTTATGGATTGCAGATATGGATTTCAAAACCCCACAGGCTATTCAAACAGAACTGGCTACGGTTTTATCTCAGCCTGTGCAGGGTTACAACATGGATTATCCGGGCTGGAAGGAGTCTGTCATTCACTGGTATCAAAAACAGTATGACTGCCTGCTTAATGAGGAATGGTTACATTTTATTCCCGGCGTGATAAAAACGGTGGTTTTAACTCTACTAGCGCTGACGGAGCCTGGTGATAACATACTGACGCTCACTCCGGTATATGATCCATATCGGAATTTTGTGCCTGGTAGTTATCGTCATTTACTCCAGTCTCCGCTCATTGAGAATGATGGAACCTATGATATTAACTGGGATGATTTCAGAGAAAAATTGAAAAAATCCAAACTATTTTTGTTCGTTTCCCCACACAACCCCGGCGGGGTTGTGTGGGGCAGAGAGATACTTTTAAAGATAAAACGTTTTTGTCACGAAGAAGGCGTAATTGTCATCTCGGATGAAGTGCATTGCGATCTAACATTGACAGATAAAAAGCACATCCCCTTTTTTAATATCGATGACGATATGGAAAACCAATCTGTCGTCCTGCACTCCACGGGCAAAACATTTAATACGCCAGGGATTCAGGGCGGGTTTATGATTATAAAGAACCGGCAATTACGAGATAAACTCTATCGTTTTCTTGACCGCTGTCACCTCGCGGAAACCAATTATCTTCAGCAGTCAGCTATATTTTCAGCGTACACCTATTGTGACGACTGGTATCAGGAGTTACGAGTCTACCTCGCTGGAAATGTTAATTTTGTGAAACAATCAATTGAACGCTACTGCCCTAAAATCTCAGTAATCTATGGCGGGGCATCTTATTTATTATTTTTGAATGCTGAAAAACTGGGGTTGGATGACGAAGAACTGGCCTCATTTTTCATTAAAGATGCACAACTGGGCCTTTCTCCTGGAATTCAGTACGGTCCTGGCGGGGAGAAACATATGAGGATCAATGTGGGATGTTCTCGTTCAGTCCTGGTTCAGGCAATGGAAAATCTTAAGTCAGCATATAGCACGCTATCTGGCTAA
- the nhaC gene encoding Na+/H+ antiporter NhaC, whose product MIYNKLKDKRQPSFFWSLFPMIVMLTAISIGYFVFDIRAEPMILLGTAAASFVAIAHGYTWDDILNSICEKISEALPVILIVASIGFLIGAWMVSGTIPMMIYYGLKIINPQYFYISAFFLGALISVCTGTSWGSMGTIGIAMIGVAIGLNIPLAIAAGAIVSGCWFGDKLSPVSDSTNMAALAAGVNLYSHIGHLLWTTGPGFILCCIVYAYMGLNIDTTATTPDTIIVLMTSIAKVYHFNILLLLPPVMVLYGSLTKKPPIPMLFLSTLVSVILALVVQSFAPSSVGESVVSGFRLSMAEGANIASLSSDLPRLLERGGAISMFSSFVTVFSAFSFAGAMSATGSLHTVIRALTKGVKSTFRLVLTTIVCAFTICACTANGTLPLLLCGDAFKEEYKRRGLATKNLSRTTEDAGTVVEPIIPWSASGVYCATMLDVATLDYLPWAILCYSGVFFALLWAATGIGIARYEPNDDPEYTTAS is encoded by the coding sequence ATGATATATAATAAGCTAAAAGATAAGCGACAGCCTTCTTTTTTCTGGTCGCTGTTCCCTATGATCGTCATGCTAACTGCAATAAGCATTGGATATTTTGTATTTGATATTCGTGCGGAACCCATGATTCTTTTAGGTACAGCCGCTGCCTCATTTGTCGCTATTGCTCACGGTTATACGTGGGACGATATACTGAATTCGATTTGTGAGAAAATTTCTGAAGCCTTGCCTGTTATTTTAATTGTGGCAAGTATCGGTTTTTTAATCGGAGCATGGATGGTATCAGGGACGATACCGATGATGATATATTACGGACTTAAAATCATTAATCCGCAATACTTTTACATCTCTGCATTCTTTTTAGGAGCACTCATTTCTGTATGCACTGGTACCTCGTGGGGATCAATGGGTACAATCGGTATTGCTATGATTGGTGTGGCCATTGGCCTGAATATACCGTTAGCAATTGCCGCAGGCGCAATTGTTTCAGGATGCTGGTTTGGGGATAAATTATCACCTGTTTCAGATTCCACAAACATGGCTGCATTAGCAGCAGGTGTCAATTTATACTCCCATATTGGGCATCTGCTCTGGACAACTGGACCCGGTTTTATTTTGTGCTGCATCGTTTATGCGTATATGGGACTCAATATCGACACAACCGCAACAACGCCAGACACCATTATTGTTTTGATGACGTCAATCGCAAAAGTCTATCATTTCAATATCCTGCTTCTGTTGCCGCCTGTTATGGTGCTTTACGGCTCCCTGACCAAAAAACCCCCTATTCCTATGCTCTTTCTTTCCACGCTGGTATCGGTAATCCTGGCTCTTGTAGTTCAGTCATTTGCTCCGTCGTCGGTTGGCGAATCTGTGGTGAGTGGATTCCGATTAAGCATGGCTGAGGGAGCGAATATTGCTTCTTTGTCTTCAGATCTTCCACGTCTGCTGGAACGAGGTGGCGCAATCTCGATGTTCAGCAGCTTCGTTACGGTTTTTAGTGCATTCAGTTTTGCAGGCGCCATGAGTGCGACAGGCTCACTTCACACAGTCATCCGGGCACTGACAAAAGGAGTAAAATCAACGTTCAGATTGGTATTAACAACGATTGTGTGCGCCTTTACTATTTGTGCCTGCACTGCAAATGGAACATTACCTTTGCTGCTGTGTGGTGATGCCTTCAAAGAGGAATATAAAAGACGAGGACTGGCAACAAAAAATCTTTCACGAACAACGGAAGATGCTGGAACGGTGGTTGAGCCGATTATTCCATGGTCAGCTTCCGGGGTGTATTGTGCCACCATGCTGGACGTGGCCACACTCGATTATCTTCCATGGGCTATTTTATGTTACAGCGGTGTGTTCTTTGCTTTACTGTGGGCGGCCACGGGTATTGGCATTGCACGCTATGAGCCGAATGATGATCCTGAATATACAACAGCTTCCTGA